From Candidatus Mycalebacterium zealandia:
AGTCCGTCGCAAGCAACGGGCGAGCCTCAAAAGAAGAAGTTCAGAAAATGGTTTCTCTGCTGACCGGCAGAAAAAGTTTTGAAAGTTCAGATGAGTCCGACGCGATTGCAATAGCCGTGTGCCACATCAACAACGCGAAAGCCGCCGATAAAATTCCGGGGTTTTCAGTGCGCAAATCCTCGCGAAGGAGGCGTTTCACGCTCAGGTGATTTCCCTGCTGAAAGGAAAGGTTGTTAAAAAATCACCTGAATTGACCGTGATTGAGACTGCGGGCGTGGGCTATGGTGTTGTCGTGAGCGCGCGCACACTCGGCGATTTGCCCTCCGGCGGCAACGGCGAAGCAACCCTCATCATACACACCCACCTTTCGGTCAATTCACGGGAGGGCGCGCTTGAACTGTTCGGATTTTCCGAGCCTTACGAGGCGGAGATGTTCAAAAAATTGCTCGGAATATCGGGCATCGGTCCGCGTGCGGCGCTTAAAATCCTTGCATCCATATCCGCAGAAGAAATAGCAGAAGCCGTTGTGAAGGGGAATTTGGATAAAAAGAAAATTCCCGGGCTCGGCACGAAAAGAGCGGCAACCATTATGAACGAACTCAAAGACAAAGTTTCCTCTCCCGCGACCTCTCCAACCGCAAGCGCGGACAGAGAAGCGGTTGAGAACATAGTGTCCGCTCTGAAAAACTACGGATTCAGATCTTCCGAAATTGACGCCGCAATGAAAGAGATTGAAAAAATCGCGAAATCCACGGAGCGTATAGAAGACGCGGTTAAACTCGCGCTCGGCGTTATGAAAAAATAGGGAACCGGAAAATGAGCGAAGAACAGACCGAACGAATTACAAACCCGCAACCCACATCTGGTGACATCACAGGTATGGTGAGCGATGAAAAACTCCGTCCCGAACGCTTGAGAGATTTTCTGGGACAGGAAAAAACCAAAGAAAAAGTGGACATTTTCATCACGGCGGCGAAAAAAAGAAACGCCGCCGCCGACCATGTTCTGTTTTGCGGGCCTCCGGGGCTCGGCAAAACGACCCTTGCCCGCATAGTCGCCGGTGAGTTGGGCGCAAAACTGCATCAGACTTCCGGGCCCGTGCTTGAAAGAACGGGCGACCTCGCCGCGATTTTGACAGGGCTTGAAGAAAAGGATGTTCTGTTCATAGACGAAATACACAGAACAAACAGAGTTGTTGAGGAGTATCTGTATTCGGCGATGGAGGATTTCAGCATAGACCTGCTGGTTGGAGAGGGGCCTTCGGCGCGGTCAATGAAAATCAATCTGGAAAAATTCACCCTTATCGGCGCGACCACGCGCACAGGACTTATAACTTCGCCTCTTTATTCGCGCTTCGGAATGGAATTGCGCCTTGAACACTACGAACAAAGCGAAATTGAGTTGATAGTCAAACGCTCGGCAAAAATAATGGAAGTGGAAATAACAGACGGTGCCGCCTCGCACATCTCACAAAGGTCGCGCGGAACCCCGCGCGTGGCAAACCGCCTTCTGCGCAGAGTCAGAGACTATGTGGAGGTTAAAGCGGACGGAAAAATTGATGAAACCCTCGCGCTTGAATGCCTTGATATGCTTGAAATTGACAACTTCGGACTTGAGGGAATGGACAGGGCAATCCTTGAAACCATTATACTGAGATTCGGCGGAGGACCCGTCGGGATTGAAACCATCGCCGCATCCGTAAGTGAAGACAAAGAAACAATTGAACAGGTCTATGAGCCGTTTTTAATCCGCAAAGGACTTATTGAGAAAACCCCCAAGGGCAGAAAAGCCGCCCTGCTCGCGTATTCACATCTGGGGCTGGAGAATCCGGACAAAAACCGAACCCTGCTCTAATCGCTACTGTTTGAGCGGAATCTCACGTATGAACTCGTCCCAGTGCTTGTGCCCGACGTGCAGGGCGTCCACTTTTTTGCGCGCTCCCCTGTATCCGCCCTCTCCGGGAAAAAGACGCTCATAGACGCCATCACGGATTTTCAACCACTTATCGACGGATTCATAGTTTGAAAAATAGACCACCGTTTTGTAAGTCCAAACAGGGCTCGCGGTGTGAAGACGCTGAGAAAACATTCTGTATCTGCCTTTTATAATTCCCATCTTGCGCATCTCTTCCCAGAACGGAAACAGCCGCATTCTGTAGATTTTCACAAACTCGTCCCCCTTGTCGTGCGGAACAACGTAAAAACTTTCTTCAATAACCGAGCGCGGGCTGTAATCAAACGCGTCCGCCCGAGCGTCTGAGCACAAAAGCAAAACAAGCAGCATCGCGGCAATTTTCTTCATAATAGTTACCTCCGGGATTTTCATAGTCCCAGCCTATAGTGTAGATTGCTCGGCGCGGGGCTTCAAACCCGATTCACTGATAAAATGCTTCTGACACTGGTAAGACACGGCGAGACAGAATGGAACAGGCTGCAAAAGTGTCAGGGCATCAGCGATATTCCGCTTAACGAAACCGGAATTTTTCAGTCAAAAAAACTCGGTAAAAACCTGAAGAGTGAAAAGATTGACGCGATTTTTTCAAGCAAACTCCGCCGAGCCTCCGACACGGCGAAGGAAATCGCGAAACATCACAACATTGAAGTGGACGTGCGCGCGGATTTACACGAGATGGATCAGGGGGATTTTGAAGGCGTTGAGTTCTCGGAGATAAGGGAAAAACACTCGGACAAACTCAAAGAGTGGACGGAAAACCCCGAACAGTTTCGCATTCCGGGCGGGGAAACCTTCACGAAAGTTCAGTCAAGGGCGATGAACGCCATAGCGCTAATTCAGGAAAAATGGGCGGACGGGAACGTTGTGGTCGTGAGCCACAATTTGACGATAGTGGCGATGCTTTGCAAATTCTGCGAGATTCCAATTTCACGCTTTCGGGAGTTCAAAATCAGCGAATCGTCAAAAACAGTTGTCATGTGCGAGGGCGGAAAATACACGGTCCGCAAACTCAATGACACCTCCCATCTTGACGCGGCGGCACCATGAAGGAAGATATAAAAGAGCGGGTTTTGGACGCGACTAAAGCCGTCTGCCCGGATGTGTCTTCGGGCGTGGAGTTTGAGATTGAAACCCCTAAACAAAAGGAGTTCGGTGATTTTTCAACAAACGCCGCGATGGCGCTCGCAAAAATCGCCGGAGAGCCCCCGCGCGACCTTGCGGCAAAGTTGGCGTCATTTCTCGCGGTGAACAATGCAGACATTTTTGAAAAGGTTGAAGTCGCGGGACCGGGATTTGTCAATTTTTTTATAAAGCCCGTAGCGATTGTGTCCAAACTGCCCGGAATACTGAAAGCGGCGGAGCGTTTTGGCACGGGGGAACGGAACGGAAAAAGCGTGCTGATTGAGTTTGTGAGCGCTAACCCGACCGGACCTCTTCATTTCGGGCACGCACGCAACGCGGTTGTGGGAGACGTGCTGGCAAATCTGCTTGAATTCGCGGGCTGGAAGGTCTTCAGAGAGTTTTACATTAATGACGCGGGCAGACAGATGGAGATGCTCGGCGAATCCGTCAGGGCGAATTTGCTGGGGTTATTAGGAAAAGAAGCGGAAATTCCCGAAGACGGCTACAAAGGGGAATACATAGCCGAAATCGCCCGCGAAATCTTTGATGGCTCCGATGCCGGAAAAGTGAAAACGGATGCTGATTTTTGCGCGGAGCGTGCTTATGAAAAACTGCTCGATGCGATAAAAAAGGATCTTCAATTCATAGGTGTGGAGTTTGACAACTGGGTTAGCGAAAAGGAGTTGCTTCACTCAAAAACCGGCGGCAAGAACATGCTTGACGGCGCGATGGAGAAACTGCGCGCGGTGAACGCGGTTAAAGACGAGGACGGGGCGCAGTGGTTCAAAGCAACCGAATACGGCGATTCTCAGGACTGGGTTCTGATAAAAAAAGACGGCTTGCCAACTTATTTTCTTGCGGACATTGCATACCACTCTGAAAAGTTTTCGCGCGGTTGCGACAAACTCATAAACATCTGGGGGGCTGACCACCACAGCCATGTGGCGAGAATAAAATCCGCAATCGGGGCATCGGGGCTGGACAATTCCGCTCTTGAGGTTCTGCTCATCCAGTTTGTTCGTCTTGTGCGTGACGGCAAAGAGGAATCAATGGGCAAACGCACGGGCAGTTACGTTACTTTGCGCGAAGTGTCCGAAAGGGTGGGAGCCGATGTAACGAGGTTTTTTCTTTTAATGAGAGCGGTGGAAAGCCATCTGGATTTTGACCTTGAACTCGCCTGTAAAAACTCAAACGAAAATCCGGTTTATTACGTCCAATACGCCCACGCGCGGATAGAAAGCATCAGACGCAACGCCGCTGAAGCGAAGGTGAGCGCGAACGGTGGGCAAGCTGCCCTGCTTGTTCTTGAGCCGGAAATTGAAATTGCCAAACTGTTGCTGGCTTTTCCCGATGTCGTGCGCGACAGCGCCCGCACCCTTGCGCCGCATAAAATCGCTTTTTATCTTCAAGGTATCGCCGCATCTTTTCACTCCTATTACAACGCCAACAGGGTTATCACGGACGATGAAGAATTGTCTTCCGCCCGACTTTTTCTGTGCGAATGTGTAAGAATAGTTATCAGAAATGGATTGGGTATTCTTGGCGTGTCGGCGCCGGAGAGAATGTAACAATGTTTCGGCTTCTTTTAAGCATTCATACGGCTGACGAAGCGGAGTCTGTAGATGCCGAAGTTGTGAGTGTGAAGAAGGGGGCGGATTGACATGACTGCATTCACCGGTTTCGTGTCCGACGTGATTGCTGTTGCTACGATTGGCGCGCTGTTTTTAGCCTTTTTTAGGATTCCTTGCAGACGTTTCAGGCAAAAGTAAAGACGACAAAAGAGAATGAACGAAGAAATAAACAACGAGATTTTCGACAGAAGCAAGGACAAAAAGGGTCCCGAAGGAACGAAGATTCTGGGGCGCGATGTCAAACTGCTGTGGCTTATGCTCATCAAACCCATTGAGGACTACCTCATCGGGAAAAAATGCCACCCGGACGCGCTGACCTACACCACGCTTATCGTTTCGGCTTTCACGGGACTGCTGTTTTCATTCGGATGGGTTTTTCTCGCGGGCGTTTTTCTGCTCGCCGGCTCAACGGCGGACATATTTGACGGACGGCTTGCGCGCGCGCTGGGCGTGTCATCGGCAAGGGGCGCGTTTCTTGACTCCTCAGTGGACAGGGTGGCGGAACTGTTTATCTACATCGGAATTATGAGCCACCTGCGCGATTCGGTTTTTATCTATGTAATTCTTCTCGTGGTCGGATCATCGGTTTTCGTAAGTTATATGAGGGCGCGCGCCGAAGCGCTTGGAATAGACTGCGCGGTCGGCGTTATGCAGAGAACCGAACGGGTTGTCTATCTGGGAGTCGCGTCTCTTTTGAACTTCTTTGTGGACGCGCTGGCACGGATGGCGGGATTTTACGGCGGGGACTACGGGCTCAAAATTGCGCTTGTCGCCCTGCTTGTGTTCTCCTCATACACGGCGTTTGAACGCTTGCGCCACACACTTAAAGAGATTGAAACTATGGAAGAAAAAACGCCGAAAGACAGCCCGTGGAAA
This genomic window contains:
- the ruvB gene encoding Holliday junction branch migration DNA helicase RuvB; amino-acid sequence: MVSDEKLRPERLRDFLGQEKTKEKVDIFITAAKKRNAAADHVLFCGPPGLGKTTLARIVAGELGAKLHQTSGPVLERTGDLAAILTGLEEKDVLFIDEIHRTNRVVEEYLYSAMEDFSIDLLVGEGPSARSMKINLEKFTLIGATTRTGLITSPLYSRFGMELRLEHYEQSEIELIVKRSAKIMEVEITDGAASHISQRSRGTPRVANRLLRRVRDYVEVKADGKIDETLALECLDMLEIDNFGLEGMDRAILETIILRFGGGPVGIETIAASVSEDKETIEQVYEPFLIRKGLIEKTPKGRKAALLAYSHLGLENPDKNRTLL
- the ruvA gene encoding Holliday junction branch migration protein RuvA; translated protein: MLAKEAFHAQVISLLKGKVVKKSPELTVIETAGVGYGVVVSARTLGDLPSGGNGEATLIIHTHLSVNSREGALELFGFSEPYEAEMFKKLLGISGIGPRAALKILASISAEEIAEAVVKGNLDKKKIPGLGTKRAATIMNELKDKVSSPATSPTASADREAVENIVSALKNYGFRSSEIDAAMKEIEKIAKSTERIEDAVKLALGVMKK
- a CDS encoding arginine--tRNA ligase, encoding MKEDIKERVLDATKAVCPDVSSGVEFEIETPKQKEFGDFSTNAAMALAKIAGEPPRDLAAKLASFLAVNNADIFEKVEVAGPGFVNFFIKPVAIVSKLPGILKAAERFGTGERNGKSVLIEFVSANPTGPLHFGHARNAVVGDVLANLLEFAGWKVFREFYINDAGRQMEMLGESVRANLLGLLGKEAEIPEDGYKGEYIAEIAREIFDGSDAGKVKTDADFCAERAYEKLLDAIKKDLQFIGVEFDNWVSEKELLHSKTGGKNMLDGAMEKLRAVNAVKDEDGAQWFKATEYGDSQDWVLIKKDGLPTYFLADIAYHSEKFSRGCDKLINIWGADHHSHVARIKSAIGASGLDNSALEVLLIQFVRLVRDGKEESMGKRTGSYVTLREVSERVGADVTRFFLLMRAVESHLDFDLELACKNSNENPVYYVQYAHARIESIRRNAAEAKVSANGGQAALLVLEPEIEIAKLLLAFPDVVRDSARTLAPHKIAFYLQGIAASFHSYYNANRVITDDEELSSARLFLCECVRIVIRNGLGILGVSAPERM